A window of the Streptomyces finlayi genome harbors these coding sequences:
- a CDS encoding DUF317 domain-containing protein, producing the protein MPPPTESVEVEFITPRHLAGGGDPAWVTVPLHRACGWSYGHDPLMPRVLLSSPDQKALLRLEPDPDGQWWTLQHAPEPDRSAWYASFGARTPVEIIAAFTDALTDPAPAAAADPYKTLQQVGWSPYGECGLVSPDNKAYVESLGTPKAPGAWFVTVTLGLQKQVWQARFGEHTPAHLVAAFTAALADPSPVPRTDSLHGLVAHDPNLIARTRREVPAVQVATALEERVRSLAGRRAGPPACPSPLRPPPATNGRSR; encoded by the coding sequence GTGCCCCCGCCCACCGAGAGTGTCGAGGTCGAGTTCATCACCCCGCGTCACCTGGCCGGGGGCGGAGACCCCGCCTGGGTCACCGTCCCGCTCCACCGCGCCTGCGGCTGGAGCTACGGCCATGACCCCCTGATGCCGCGCGTGCTGCTTTCCAGCCCCGACCAGAAGGCGCTCCTGCGCCTGGAGCCCGACCCCGACGGCCAGTGGTGGACCCTCCAACACGCCCCGGAGCCGGACCGGTCCGCCTGGTACGCGAGCTTCGGCGCCCGCACTCCCGTCGAGATCATTGCCGCGTTCACCGACGCCCTCACCGACCCGGCTCCGGCGGCGGCTGCCGACCCGTACAAGACGCTCCAGCAGGTCGGCTGGTCGCCTTACGGAGAGTGCGGCCTCGTGTCGCCCGACAACAAGGCGTACGTCGAGAGCCTGGGCACGCCGAAGGCTCCAGGGGCGTGGTTCGTCACCGTCACGCTCGGGCTGCAGAAGCAGGTGTGGCAGGCCCGATTCGGCGAGCACACGCCTGCGCACCTCGTCGCCGCGTTCACCGCTGCGCTCGCCGACCCGAGCCCCGTGCCGCGCACCGACAGCCTGCACGGCCTGGTGGCCCACGACCCCAACCTCATCGCCCGCACCCGCCGCGAGGTGCCCGCCGTGCAGGTCGCCACGGCTCTGGAAGAGCGTGTCCGCTCCCTGGCCGGCCGCCGCGCCGGACCTCCGGCGTGTCCTAGCCCGCTGCGACCGCCGCCTGCCACGAACGGCCGCAGCCGCTGA
- a CDS encoding DUF317 domain-containing protein, with product MPVSERQLAAFAAKHAGQIPFDTSPRHLAGGGDARHVTHGLAAAGWKAVSDPLSAEIVLRSPDLRHHLKFDPQSTTSAWWWLQAEHTDTERGWHAEFGELLPAEFLAGLTDALISPAPASHPEPLTVLRAAGWQVGPDDAAVSPDGMCHAEQLSHRDAPAYWRVETCEPGYGTPMGPRIWHAYFDANTPEHLVTAFVTALADPAPLQRAMYDRTAHYSAVQVPSPLTPQQTVDAHTTRIDSLRSHARAARRQATKPATTPATTSAARPTVRR from the coding sequence GTGCCGGTGAGTGAACGGCAGCTCGCCGCCTTCGCCGCCAAGCACGCCGGGCAGATCCCGTTCGACACCAGCCCGCGCCACCTCGCCGGAGGAGGGGACGCGCGCCACGTCACCCACGGCCTGGCCGCCGCCGGATGGAAAGCCGTCTCCGACCCGCTGAGTGCCGAGATCGTCCTGCGCAGTCCTGACCTCCGCCACCACCTCAAGTTCGACCCGCAGTCCACCACCTCCGCATGGTGGTGGCTGCAGGCCGAGCACACCGACACCGAGCGAGGCTGGCACGCCGAGTTCGGCGAACTCCTCCCCGCCGAATTCCTCGCCGGCCTTACCGACGCGCTCATCTCCCCGGCACCCGCCTCGCATCCGGAACCCCTCACGGTGCTCAGGGCTGCGGGCTGGCAGGTCGGGCCGGACGACGCGGCGGTATCGCCGGACGGCATGTGCCACGCAGAGCAGCTTTCCCACCGGGACGCCCCGGCGTACTGGCGCGTTGAGACGTGCGAGCCGGGATACGGAACCCCCATGGGCCCGCGGATCTGGCACGCGTATTTCGACGCCAACACGCCCGAACACCTCGTGACCGCGTTCGTCACCGCACTCGCCGACCCCGCACCGCTCCAGCGCGCCATGTACGACCGCACCGCTCACTACAGCGCCGTGCAAGTGCCCAGCCCACTCACTCCGCAGCAGACGGTCGACGCGCACACCACCCGCATCGATTCGCTCCGCTCACACGCACGCGCAGCCCGCCGGCAGGCAACGAAACCCGCGACGACCCCGGCGACGACCAGTGCCGCCCGTCCGACCGTCCGCCGCTGA